In Opitutaceae bacterium TAV5, one genomic interval encodes:
- a CDS encoding XRE family transcriptional regulator codes for MKNPAQGLALPVHKMAEKRRAIGISQAELARRCGVTRQFMNLMESGRVLPNVQVALKLAVELGSSVEELFGGRETEVVEEVPVRLPAENMPAATRINLAWLARRWVGHRADTVASLGGGFHEADALLVETGAGWRARVGRGKALADMEHNVAVAGCDPALALLAAARIGAGLPGRCFWVNCGSGRALELLAGGWVHVAGLHSGDGREEENLREVARLDPEGRWQVVRFTRWEQGWMMRPGVGKNFGGVSHLGSGKLRLANREPGSGSRSWIDGQLRAMGLAGPVVPGYGREFESHWECARALLRGEADVATGPRAVAEVAGLEFVPTGEVAFDLVVPRALLALPRVAALLDGMRARRLRGEIESLPGYRAGQAGSLVDRG; via the coding sequence ATGAAAAATCCGGCGCAAGGCTTGGCTTTACCTGTGCATAAAATGGCCGAAAAACGGCGTGCGATCGGGATTTCCCAGGCGGAGCTGGCGCGCCGTTGCGGGGTGACCCGGCAGTTCATGAACCTGATGGAGAGCGGGCGCGTGCTGCCGAACGTGCAGGTGGCGCTGAAGCTGGCGGTGGAGCTGGGGTCGTCGGTGGAGGAGCTGTTCGGCGGCCGGGAGACGGAGGTGGTCGAGGAGGTGCCGGTGCGGTTGCCGGCGGAAAATATGCCGGCGGCGACGCGGATCAATCTGGCCTGGCTGGCGCGGCGCTGGGTGGGGCACCGGGCGGATACGGTGGCATCGCTGGGCGGCGGGTTTCACGAGGCGGATGCCCTGCTGGTGGAGACCGGCGCGGGATGGCGGGCGCGGGTGGGCCGGGGAAAGGCGCTGGCGGACATGGAGCACAACGTGGCTGTCGCCGGGTGCGATCCGGCGCTGGCATTGCTGGCGGCGGCGCGGATCGGCGCGGGATTGCCGGGACGGTGTTTCTGGGTCAACTGCGGGAGCGGGCGGGCGCTGGAGTTGCTGGCTGGCGGATGGGTGCATGTGGCGGGCTTGCATTCGGGTGATGGCCGCGAGGAGGAAAACCTGCGCGAGGTGGCCCGGCTCGATCCGGAGGGACGCTGGCAGGTAGTGAGGTTTACCCGCTGGGAACAGGGCTGGATGATGCGGCCCGGCGTGGGGAAAAATTTCGGCGGCGTGAGCCATCTCGGCTCGGGCAAGCTGCGGCTGGCAAACCGCGAACCGGGGTCGGGCAGCCGGAGCTGGATCGACGGACAACTGCGCGCGATGGGTCTGGCGGGGCCGGTGGTGCCGGGCTACGGACGGGAGTTCGAGAGCCACTGGGAATGCGCCCGCGCCCTGCTCCGCGGCGAGGCCGACGTGGCGACCGGGCCGCGTGCGGTGGCGGAGGTGGCGGGGCTGGAGTTTGTGCCGACGGGCGAAGTGGCGTTCGACCTCGTCGTGCCGCGGGCGCTGCTGGCTTTGCCCCGGGTGGCCGCGCTGCTCGACGGGATGCGCGCGCGGCGGCTGCGCGGCGAGATCGAAAGCCTGCCGGGGTACCGGGCGGGCCAGGCCGGATCGCTGGTGGACCGGGGGTAA
- a CDS encoding nitrogenase iron-iron protein beta chain has protein sequence MLCELKPKERAGVINPIFTCQPAGAQYASIGIKDCIGIVHGGQGCVMFVRLMFSQHFKESFELASSSVHEEGAVFGAVKRVEEAVDVLLMRYPHVKVVPIISTCSTEVIGDDIDGVVTKLNRGLLKEKYAGREVHLIPIHTPSFVGSMVSGYDVAVRDFVTYFAKKDQPNGKINLLTGWVNPGDVTALKHLLSEMQIDATVLFEIETFDSPLMPDGNHVSHGTTTIEDMRSLADASGTIALNRYEVGKAARYLESEFGIPAIIGPTPIGIRNTDTFLQNLKKMTGKPIPESLVRERGIAIDALTDVTHMFLAEKRVAIYGNPDLVIGLTEFCLDLEMKPVLVLLGDDNAFYGDDPRLQALRDNVDHEMEIITNADLWDLESRIKDGLELDLILGHSKGRFIAIEYNIPMVRVGFPTYDRAGLFRYPVFGYAGATWLAEAMANTLFTDMEYKKNKEWILNVW, from the coding sequence ATGCTTTGCGAATTAAAACCGAAGGAACGGGCCGGCGTCATCAATCCGATCTTCACCTGCCAGCCCGCCGGCGCGCAGTATGCCAGCATCGGAATAAAAGACTGCATCGGAATCGTGCACGGGGGGCAGGGATGCGTGATGTTTGTCCGCCTCATGTTCTCCCAGCATTTCAAGGAGAGCTTCGAACTGGCGTCTTCCTCGGTCCACGAGGAGGGCGCGGTTTTCGGCGCCGTCAAACGCGTGGAGGAGGCGGTCGATGTGCTCCTGATGCGGTATCCGCACGTGAAGGTCGTCCCGATCATCTCGACGTGTTCGACGGAGGTGATCGGCGATGACATCGACGGTGTCGTCACGAAGCTCAACCGGGGGCTGCTGAAGGAAAAATACGCTGGCCGCGAAGTGCATCTCATCCCCATTCATACGCCGAGTTTTGTCGGCAGCATGGTGAGCGGCTACGATGTCGCGGTGCGGGATTTCGTCACCTACTTCGCCAAAAAAGACCAGCCCAACGGCAAGATCAACCTGCTCACCGGCTGGGTGAATCCCGGCGACGTGACCGCGCTCAAACATCTCTTGTCGGAGATGCAGATCGACGCGACCGTGCTGTTCGAGATCGAGACCTTCGATTCTCCGCTGATGCCCGACGGGAACCATGTTTCCCACGGCACCACGACGATCGAGGACATGAGGAGCCTGGCCGACGCCTCGGGCACGATCGCGCTCAACCGGTACGAGGTCGGGAAAGCCGCCCGCTATCTGGAGAGCGAGTTCGGGATCCCGGCGATCATCGGGCCGACTCCGATCGGCATCCGCAACACGGATACGTTCCTGCAAAACCTGAAGAAAATGACCGGGAAGCCGATCCCCGAATCCCTCGTCCGCGAACGGGGCATCGCCATCGACGCCCTGACCGACGTCACCCACATGTTCCTCGCCGAAAAACGGGTGGCCATCTACGGGAATCCGGACCTGGTCATCGGCCTGACCGAGTTTTGCCTGGATCTGGAAATGAAGCCCGTGCTGGTGCTGCTCGGCGACGACAACGCATTCTACGGAGACGATCCCCGGCTCCAGGCGCTCCGGGACAATGTCGATCACGAGATGGAGATCATCACGAACGCCGACTTGTGGGACCTGGAAAGCCGGATCAAGGACGGCCTCGAGCTCGACCTGATCCTCGGCCACTCCAAGGGACGGTTTATCGCCATCGAATACAACATCCCGATGGTGCGGGTCGGCTTCCCCACCTACGATCGTGCGGGCCTGTTTCGCTATCCGGTTTTCGGCTACGCGGGGGCGACATGGCTCGCCGAAGCCATGGCCAACACGCTGTTCACCGACATGGAGTACAAGAAGAACAAGGAGTGGATCCTCAACGTCTGGTAG
- a CDS encoding Fe-only nitrogenase accessory protein AnfO, which yields MKIAAYVDEEGKAVSFNARGMVRIYKRRSGIWVNMTGFPLELRRDAGLAEFQAAFTHMIARLEDCRIFIVDEIRGVPCAILDSMGFRLWQVAGPVLEQLDLVAGKTQEEADNATSASRAPVPVGDPRDGFYRLNLRQVLRSDASLNSRQVLIPFLEAGAFRKLEVLCDHTPRWMEKELERLHLRADSEDWETSGVRITLSPDPDSATGRSTEHRHALPSGFSGCGGGRRSCME from the coding sequence ATGAAAATCGCCGCGTATGTCGATGAGGAGGGAAAGGCGGTCAGCTTCAACGCCAGGGGCATGGTCCGTATTTACAAGCGGCGCTCCGGGATCTGGGTGAACATGACGGGATTCCCGCTCGAACTACGTCGGGACGCGGGCCTCGCGGAGTTCCAGGCCGCGTTCACGCACATGATCGCCCGACTGGAGGACTGCCGGATTTTCATCGTGGACGAAATCCGGGGCGTGCCGTGCGCCATTCTGGACAGCATGGGTTTCAGGCTCTGGCAGGTCGCCGGGCCGGTGCTGGAGCAACTGGATCTGGTCGCCGGGAAAACGCAGGAGGAAGCAGACAACGCGACGAGTGCCAGTCGTGCGCCCGTTCCGGTGGGCGATCCCCGCGACGGGTTTTATCGCCTCAACCTGAGGCAAGTCCTGAGGAGCGATGCCAGCCTCAACTCCCGGCAGGTCCTGATCCCGTTTCTGGAAGCGGGCGCCTTCCGGAAACTGGAAGTCTTGTGCGACCATACCCCGCGCTGGATGGAGAAAGAACTGGAACGTCTTCACCTGCGGGCGGACAGCGAGGATTGGGAGACGAGCGGCGTTAGAATCACCCTTTCCCCGGATCCGGACTCCGCGACCGGGAGGAGCACGGAGCACCGCCACGCGTTGCCTTCCGGTTTTTCCGGCTGCGGAGGCGGGAGACGCTCCTGCATGGAGTAA
- the nifH gene encoding nitrogenase reductase (nitrogenase iron protein; nitrogenase component 2; with component 1, an molybdenum-iron protein, catalyzes the fixation of nitrogen to ammonia; nitrogen reductase provides electrons to the nitrogenase complex; in R. etli there are three essentially identical copies of nifH which are actively expressed during symbiosis), whose translation MRKIAIYGKGGIGKSTTTQNTAAAMAHFHNKKIFIHGCDPKADSTRLILGGKPQETLMDVLREQGAEKVTNEKVIKVGFKDIHCVESGGPEPGVGCAGRGVITAIDLMETNGAYTPDLDFVFYDVLGDVVCGGFAMPIRDGKAQEVYIVASGEMMAVYAANNICKGLLKFAKQSGVRLGGIICNSRKVDREREFIDEFTAAIGTHMIHFVPRDNVVQRAEFNKKTVTEYDPSDNQANEYSELARKIIENKNFVIPKPLTMDELEKMVVKYGLGD comes from the coding sequence ATGCGAAAGATAGCAATCTACGGAAAGGGCGGTATCGGCAAATCGACGACCACCCAGAATACAGCGGCCGCCATGGCCCATTTCCACAATAAGAAGATTTTTATTCACGGGTGTGATCCCAAGGCGGATTCGACCCGTCTCATTCTCGGAGGCAAGCCCCAGGAGACACTCATGGATGTGTTGCGCGAGCAGGGGGCGGAAAAGGTCACCAACGAGAAGGTGATCAAGGTCGGTTTCAAGGACATCCATTGCGTGGAATCGGGCGGCCCCGAGCCGGGAGTCGGGTGCGCGGGACGCGGAGTCATTACCGCGATCGACCTGATGGAAACCAACGGTGCCTACACTCCCGACCTCGACTTCGTCTTCTACGATGTCCTCGGCGACGTCGTATGCGGCGGTTTCGCCATGCCCATCCGCGACGGCAAGGCGCAGGAAGTCTATATCGTGGCATCCGGGGAGATGATGGCTGTCTATGCCGCGAACAACATCTGCAAGGGACTTCTCAAGTTCGCGAAGCAGAGCGGCGTGCGCCTGGGCGGCATCATCTGCAACAGCCGCAAGGTGGACAGGGAAAGGGAATTCATCGACGAGTTCACCGCCGCGATCGGCACTCATATGATTCACTTCGTGCCTCGCGACAACGTCGTGCAAAGGGCCGAGTTCAACAAAAAGACCGTCACCGAGTACGATCCCTCGGACAACCAGGCGAACGAATACAGCGAGCTGGCCCGCAAGATCATCGAAAACAAGAACTTTGTTATCCCCAAGCCGCTCACCATGGACGAACTCGAAAAAATGGTGGTCAAATACGGTCTCGGCGACTGA
- a CDS encoding Dinitrogenase reductase ADP-ribosyltransferase (DRAT) — MQPAPLPTLPSLFNHCNFSPWAISSWEFQDDPQPLELGHLRLTDRRLWERLDGIDDPAERGRVFHDYVSVKFRLHEWQEFSGPAQRCLRSSYLASLRNWGVDSNSPSGAALKAWVESRFGLRATWHHGRLATDPAARERYALDRMKGAAQTPSLFMQLDLLYTFCQAELARRHPGERWLTLYRGTHDPDEYTISAAPPREGRLLVELNNLSSFSSDREVAWEFGHFVWETAVPLSKIVFFSGLLPPPILQAESECLVLGGEYHVRRLRS, encoded by the coding sequence GTGCAGCCTGCCCCTCTTCCGACGCTTCCCTCTCTTTTCAATCACTGCAACTTCTCGCCGTGGGCGATTTCCTCGTGGGAGTTTCAAGACGATCCGCAGCCGCTCGAGCTCGGTCACCTGCGGCTTACCGACCGCCGTCTTTGGGAGCGGCTCGACGGCATCGACGATCCGGCCGAGCGCGGGCGTGTCTTTCACGATTACGTGTCGGTCAAGTTCCGGCTGCACGAGTGGCAGGAGTTCTCCGGCCCTGCGCAGCGTTGCCTCCGGTCCAGTTACCTCGCGTCGCTGCGCAACTGGGGCGTGGACAGCAACAGCCCGTCCGGCGCCGCGCTCAAGGCCTGGGTCGAAAGCCGCTTCGGCTTGCGCGCCACCTGGCACCACGGCCGTCTGGCGACAGATCCGGCGGCCCGCGAACGCTACGCGCTCGATCGCATGAAGGGAGCCGCGCAGACGCCCAGCCTTTTCATGCAACTCGACCTGCTCTACACGTTTTGCCAGGCCGAGCTCGCCCGCCGCCATCCCGGCGAGCGCTGGCTCACTCTCTACCGGGGCACCCACGATCCCGACGAATACACCATCAGCGCCGCGCCTCCCCGTGAAGGCCGCCTGCTCGTCGAGCTGAACAACCTCAGCTCCTTTTCCTCCGACCGCGAAGTCGCCTGGGAATTCGGCCACTTCGTATGGGAAACCGCGGTGCCCCTCTCCAAGATCGTTTTTTTCAGCGGCCTGCTCCCGCCCCCGATCCTGCAAGCCGAATCCGAATGCCTGGTCCTTGGCGGTGAATACCACGTGCGCCGCCTCCGCAGCTGA
- a CDS encoding 5-nitroimidazole antibiotic resistance protein — MHTMPEGHPHGAMRRKDRQITDRVEIDEIINSARMMHLALSDNDIPFLVPVFFAYDGTSLYFHSSQKGTKVGILRRNNNVCIEISIDHGVIPSDMACDFEARHRTVIGFGKATFVSDEAEKIRALDMIVAKFSPKKFEYPKANLDLTAVVRIDLESIKGKKHGF; from the coding sequence ATGCACACCATGCCCGAAGGACATCCCCATGGAGCCATGCGGCGGAAAGATCGCCAGATCACCGACCGCGTCGAAATCGACGAGATCATCAATTCGGCCAGGATGATGCATCTGGCCCTTTCCGACAACGACATCCCGTTTCTGGTCCCGGTGTTTTTCGCCTATGACGGCACCTCGCTTTATTTTCACTCGTCACAAAAAGGGACGAAGGTCGGGATTCTGAGGCGCAACAACAACGTCTGCATCGAAATCTCCATCGACCACGGCGTCATACCGAGCGACATGGCCTGCGACTTCGAAGCGCGCCATCGCACCGTGATCGGATTCGGGAAGGCGACGTTCGTCAGCGACGAAGCGGAAAAAATCAGGGCGCTCGACATGATCGTCGCCAAATTTTCGCCGAAGAAATTCGAGTACCCCAAGGCCAACCTGGACCTCACCGCGGTCGTGCGCATCGATCTGGAGTCCATCAAGGGCAAGAAGCACGGTTTTTGA
- a CDS encoding nitrogenase iron-iron protein delta chain, with protein MDDLIKDRTEQLVDYIMKKCLWQFHSRAWDRKDQNEGILSKTTQLLCEEPVTLDTPADRCYWVDAVCLAEAYKSRYPWMNALGKEEIRTLMKAVHERLDFLTITGSLNLELTDQHY; from the coding sequence ATGGACGACCTTATCAAGGACAGGACCGAACAGCTCGTGGACTACATCATGAAAAAATGCCTCTGGCAGTTCCATTCCCGGGCTTGGGACCGGAAGGACCAGAACGAAGGCATCCTGAGCAAAACCACGCAGCTATTGTGCGAGGAGCCCGTCACGCTCGATACTCCGGCCGACCGGTGCTACTGGGTGGACGCCGTCTGCCTGGCGGAAGCTTACAAGAGCCGCTATCCGTGGATGAACGCCCTGGGCAAGGAGGAGATCAGGACCCTCATGAAGGCCGTCCACGAACGCCTGGATTTCCTGACCATCACGGGCTCCCTCAACCTGGAGCTCACCGACCAACACTACTGA
- a CDS encoding nitrogenase cofactor biosynthesis protein NifB: MTNEPDITPAGSLTGPAAVALDFGKHPCFNKSSHHTHGRIHLPVAPRCNLQCNFCNRKFDCMNESRPGVTSAVLTPAQAADYLDATLRRVPNLAVTGIAGPGDPFANAVETMATLAAVRRRHPDMILCLATNGLGLAPHIDNLAALQVSHVTLTVNAVDPAIGAKIYAWVRGNHRPLRGVDAARLLLDCQLSAIQRLKEAGIVVKINTIIIPGINDRHIEEVARQMAALKVDIMNCMAFLPVGGAEFEAIPPPDAALVAGTRLRAGRHVPQMTHCARCRADAVGRIDEPMTPEDHAVLLAFSRPASARDLARRPCVAVASQEGMLVNQHLGEAARVLIFRQDAGTPSGFRFVEVRRTPPPGAGPARWGDLAALLHDCRAFLVSAAGPQPRRALEGQGIRIVEMEGMIEEGLASVFNDQPLPASLARRFTTCGADCKGSGSGCA; this comes from the coding sequence ATGACAAACGAACCAGACATCACGCCCGCGGGCTCCCTCACCGGGCCCGCCGCGGTTGCCCTCGATTTCGGCAAACACCCCTGCTTCAACAAGTCCTCACACCACACTCACGGCCGCATCCATCTGCCCGTCGCCCCGCGCTGCAACCTCCAGTGCAACTTCTGCAACCGGAAGTTCGACTGCATGAACGAGAGCCGGCCCGGCGTCACCAGCGCCGTCCTCACCCCCGCGCAGGCCGCCGACTACCTCGACGCCACGCTCAGGCGCGTGCCCAACCTCGCCGTCACCGGCATCGCCGGCCCCGGCGACCCGTTCGCCAACGCCGTCGAGACCATGGCCACGCTCGCCGCCGTCCGCCGCCGCCATCCCGACATGATCCTCTGCCTGGCCACCAACGGCCTCGGCCTCGCCCCCCACATCGACAACCTCGCCGCCCTCCAGGTCAGCCACGTCACCCTCACCGTCAACGCCGTCGATCCCGCCATCGGCGCGAAAATCTACGCCTGGGTCAGGGGCAACCACCGCCCTCTGCGCGGAGTCGATGCCGCCCGGCTTCTCCTCGACTGCCAGCTCTCGGCCATCCAGCGGCTCAAGGAGGCCGGCATCGTCGTCAAGATCAACACCATCATCATCCCCGGCATCAACGACCGGCACATCGAGGAGGTCGCCCGCCAGATGGCCGCGCTGAAGGTGGACATCATGAACTGCATGGCCTTCCTTCCTGTCGGCGGCGCCGAGTTCGAGGCCATTCCGCCGCCGGATGCCGCCCTCGTCGCCGGCACCCGCCTGCGCGCCGGCCGCCACGTCCCGCAGATGACGCACTGCGCCCGCTGCCGCGCCGATGCCGTCGGCCGTATCGACGAGCCCATGACGCCCGAGGACCATGCCGTCCTTCTCGCATTTTCTCGCCCCGCCAGCGCCCGCGACCTCGCCCGTCGCCCCTGCGTCGCCGTGGCCTCGCAGGAAGGCATGCTCGTCAACCAGCACCTCGGCGAGGCCGCCCGCGTCCTCATCTTCCGGCAGGACGCCGGGACGCCCTCCGGCTTCAGATTTGTCGAAGTCCGCCGCACGCCTCCGCCCGGCGCCGGTCCCGCCCGGTGGGGCGACCTCGCCGCGCTCCTGCACGACTGCCGCGCCTTTCTCGTCTCCGCCGCCGGCCCGCAACCCAGGCGCGCCCTCGAGGGGCAGGGCATCCGCATCGTCGAGATGGAGGGCATGATCGAAGAGGGCCTCGCCTCCGTCTTCAACGACCAACCGCTCCCCGCCTCGCTCGCCCGCCGGTTCACCACCTGCGGCGCCGACTGCAAGGGCTCCGGCTCCGGTTGCGCCTGA
- a CDS encoding Fis family transcriptional regulator, with protein sequence MCGNEHGIPDVNECHEGVCRHNDPRVKECHAGVCRGKFVPLLFEIGRAVSKKNDLSRALDTLLDYMGRNMGIRRAMINLHHRESGQIFIHKSMGLTEAEQARGVYFPGEGITGQVVELAKPLVVPRIGSEPAFLNRTGMLSAEEERDSAFICIPILRGKKVLGSISAIRRYEHEELLHKHVDALVVVSDMLAQAVELYLIENVDKVRWEQRQRALIGELKERYKPSNIIGSSRAMMEVFALLHKVAQTRTTVLLLGESGVGKELIANAIHYDGASSEGPMIRFNCAALPESILESELFGHEKGAFTGAEHTRKGRFEEADGGTIFLDEVGELSLAVQAKLLRVLQERSFERVGGNRTVTVNIRVVAATNKDLAEMVARGTFRQDLYFRLNVFPLMIPPLRDRGSDIITLAEHFVARFARANGKTINRITTPVINMLMNYHWPGNVRELENVIERAVILTEDDAIHGYHLPLSLQAPVFSRADIPNGLEARLAAIEYEMLTEALRLHHGNTSEAARELGLTRRTMGLRMAKYKLSYRAFRRGEAAAPAPVAG encoded by the coding sequence ATGTGTGGCAACGAGCATGGGATCCCTGATGTGAACGAGTGCCATGAAGGCGTTTGCCGGCATAACGATCCCCGGGTGAAGGAGTGTCATGCCGGGGTTTGCCGGGGGAAGTTTGTGCCGTTGCTTTTCGAGATAGGGAGGGCCGTATCGAAGAAAAACGACCTCTCCCGGGCGCTCGACACGCTCCTCGATTACATGGGCAGGAACATGGGCATCAGGCGGGCCATGATCAATCTGCACCATCGGGAGAGCGGCCAGATTTTCATTCACAAGTCCATGGGGTTGACCGAGGCAGAGCAGGCCAGGGGCGTGTATTTCCCGGGCGAGGGCATCACCGGACAGGTTGTCGAGCTGGCCAAACCTCTCGTCGTGCCGCGCATCGGCTCCGAGCCGGCTTTCCTGAACCGGACCGGCATGTTGTCCGCGGAGGAAGAGCGTGACAGTGCCTTCATCTGCATACCGATCTTGCGGGGGAAAAAGGTGCTCGGGAGCATCAGCGCCATCCGGCGTTACGAGCACGAGGAATTGCTGCACAAGCATGTGGACGCCCTCGTGGTCGTTTCCGACATGCTGGCGCAGGCGGTCGAGCTTTATCTCATCGAAAATGTCGACAAGGTCCGCTGGGAACAGCGCCAGCGCGCACTCATCGGCGAGTTGAAGGAGCGTTACAAGCCGTCGAATATCATCGGCTCGTCGCGGGCCATGATGGAGGTGTTCGCCCTGTTGCACAAGGTGGCGCAGACCCGGACCACGGTGCTGCTGCTCGGGGAAAGCGGCGTGGGCAAGGAACTCATCGCAAATGCGATCCACTACGACGGCGCCAGTTCCGAAGGGCCGATGATCAGGTTCAACTGCGCCGCCCTCCCCGAGAGTATTCTCGAAAGCGAACTTTTCGGCCATGAGAAGGGGGCCTTCACCGGTGCGGAGCACACCCGCAAGGGACGTTTCGAGGAGGCGGACGGAGGGACGATTTTCCTCGACGAGGTCGGCGAATTGTCGCTCGCCGTCCAGGCGAAACTGTTGCGGGTATTGCAGGAAAGGTCCTTCGAGCGCGTGGGGGGCAACCGGACCGTGACGGTGAACATTCGCGTGGTGGCCGCCACCAACAAGGACCTGGCCGAGATGGTCGCGAGGGGAACTTTCCGGCAGGATCTTTATTTCCGGCTCAACGTATTCCCGTTGATGATACCGCCCCTGCGCGACCGCGGCAGCGACATCATCACCCTGGCGGAGCACTTCGTGGCACGGTTCGCCAGGGCGAACGGAAAAACAATCAACCGGATCACCACGCCGGTGATCAACATGCTCATGAATTATCACTGGCCGGGCAACGTCCGCGAACTGGAGAATGTCATCGAACGTGCGGTGATCCTGACCGAAGACGATGCCATCCACGGGTATCATCTGCCGCTCTCGTTGCAGGCGCCTGTCTTTTCCCGGGCTGATATTCCCAACGGCCTGGAGGCCAGGCTTGCGGCGATCGAATATGAAATGCTGACGGAGGCGCTGCGTCTGCATCACGGCAATACAAGCGAGGCGGCCCGGGAACTGGGCCTGACCCGCCGGACCATGGGCCTGCGCATGGCGAAATACAAACTCAGCTACCGGGCGTTTCGCCGGGGCGAAGCCGCGGCCCCGGCGCCGGTGGCGGGGTAG
- a CDS encoding nitrogenase iron-iron protein alpha chain, whose translation MPYHEFNCSKCIPERKKHAVIKGPGEDLTMALPLGYLSTIPGTISERGCAYCGAKHVIGTPMKDVIHLSHGPVGCTYDTWQTKRYISDNKNFQIEYTFASDMKEKHVIFGAEKLLKQNIIEAFKAFPDVKRMTLYQTCASALIGDDMAAVAQEVMDEMPDVDIFVCNSPGFGGPSQSGGHHKINIAWINQKVGNIEPKITSDYVINYVGEYNIQGDQEVMLDYFKRMGIQVLSTFTGNGSYDELRSMHRAHLNVLECARSAEYICNELRKRYGIPRLDIDGFGFEPLSASLRKVAMFFGIEERAQAIIDEETARWKPELDWYRERLKGKKVCLWPGGSKLWHWAHVIHEEMGVEVVSVYTKFGHQGDMEKGIARCEEGALAIDDPNELEGQEALEMLKPDVIFTGKRPGEVAKKIRVPYLNAHAYHNGPYKGFEGWVRFARDIYNAIYSPIHKLAFLDISKDEIPTDKGFVTRRMLSDANLSEEVRSSTTLRQYTGKYDCVTPLRGKTYPAFLPKAKPEPEAAGVA comes from the coding sequence ATGCCATATCATGAATTCAATTGCAGCAAATGCATCCCCGAGCGCAAGAAGCACGCCGTCATCAAGGGTCCGGGCGAGGACCTGACGATGGCGCTTCCGCTCGGCTACCTGAGCACGATCCCCGGCACGATCTCGGAGCGCGGCTGCGCCTACTGCGGCGCCAAGCACGTGATCGGCACGCCCATGAAGGACGTCATCCACCTCAGTCACGGACCGGTGGGATGCACCTACGACACCTGGCAAACCAAACGCTATATCAGCGACAACAAGAACTTCCAGATCGAGTACACCTTCGCCTCCGACATGAAGGAGAAGCACGTCATCTTCGGCGCCGAGAAGCTGCTCAAGCAGAACATCATCGAGGCGTTCAAAGCCTTCCCGGACGTCAAGCGCATGACTCTCTACCAGACCTGCGCCTCGGCCCTGATCGGCGACGACATGGCCGCAGTCGCCCAGGAAGTGATGGATGAAATGCCCGACGTGGACATCTTTGTCTGCAATTCCCCCGGCTTCGGCGGCCCGAGCCAGTCGGGAGGTCACCACAAGATCAACATCGCCTGGATCAACCAGAAGGTTGGAAACATCGAACCGAAAATCACCAGCGACTATGTCATCAACTACGTGGGCGAATACAATATCCAGGGCGACCAGGAAGTGATGCTCGATTACTTCAAGCGGATGGGCATCCAGGTCCTGTCCACCTTCACCGGAAACGGCTCCTATGATGAGCTCCGGTCCATGCACCGTGCGCATCTGAACGTGCTGGAATGCGCGCGGTCCGCCGAATACATCTGCAACGAGCTGCGCAAACGCTACGGCATCCCCCGCCTCGATATCGACGGTTTCGGTTTCGAGCCGCTCTCCGCCTCGCTCCGGAAGGTCGCCATGTTCTTCGGCATCGAGGAGCGGGCGCAGGCCATCATCGACGAGGAGACCGCGCGGTGGAAACCCGAGCTCGACTGGTACAGGGAGCGCCTGAAAGGGAAAAAGGTCTGCCTCTGGCCGGGCGGTTCCAAGCTCTGGCACTGGGCGCACGTCATTCACGAGGAGATGGGCGTCGAGGTCGTCTCGGTCTATACGAAATTCGGCCATCAGGGGGATATGGAAAAAGGCATCGCCCGATGCGAGGAGGGCGCGCTCGCGATCGACGATCCCAACGAGCTCGAAGGCCAGGAGGCCCTGGAGATGCTGAAGCCCGACGTCATCTTTACCGGCAAGCGCCCGGGCGAGGTCGCCAAAAAAATCCGCGTCCCGTACCTCAACGCCCACGCGTATCACAACGGCCCCTACAAAGGCTTCGAGGGCTGGGTCCGCTTCGCCCGCGATATCTACAACGCCATCTATTCGCCGATTCACAAACTCGCCTTCCTCGACATCAGCAAGGACGAGATACCGACCGACAAGGGTTTCGTCACCCGGCGGATGCTCTCCGACGCGAACCTGAGCGAGGAGGTCCGTTCCTCGACGACCCTGCGGCAATACACGGGCAAATACGACTGCGTCACTCCGCTGCGGGGGAAAACCTACCCTGCGTTCCTGCCCAAGGCGAAACCCGAACCGGAAGCCGCCGGCGTCGCGTGA